Genomic segment of Paenibacillus macerans:
TACCGCCTTAAATCACGGCCTTCCTGCCGGACGACGAGCAAAATTTTGGCGTGGGTTTTAAGGCCCACCAGGCCGTACACGACATGGCATCCCGCTTTCTCCAGCGTGCGGGCCCAGGCGATGTTGCGCTCTTCGTCGAACCGCGCCTTAAGTTCCACGACGACGGTAACCTGCTTGCCCGATTCCGCGGCGCGGGCGAGCGCCCGGATGAGCGGCGAATTGCCGCTGACCCGGTACAACGTCATCTTGATCGCCATCACGGCCGGGTCCTCCGAAGCCTGGCTAATGAAATCCGTCACGGCGTCGAAGCTTTCGTAAGGATGATAGACCAGCACGTCCCGTTGCTTAAGCACCTCGAAAAAATCGTCTTCGGCATCGAATTCCCGGGGATACACCGGATCGATCTGCGGGTAGCGGAGCTTCGGATACCCTTTGACCACGCCCGGCAGCTTGCCGAGGAAGCTTAAATCGAGCGGTCCGTCGATTTCAAATACGGCGTCCGTAATCTCAAATTCCTCCTTCAGCACTTCCAGCGCGTAAGGATGGATACCCTTTTGGATCTCCAGCCGAACGGGCGCTCCCCAGCGGCGTTTCCGCAGCTCTTTTTCAATTTCCTCGAGCAGATCCTCGGCCCCTTCTTCGTCAAACGCCAAATCGGCGTTGCGGGTTACTCTGAACTCGTGCACGGCGAGCGGGACATAACCGCTGAATAGCGTTTGAATATGGTGGCGGATCAACTCTTCGATCAGAATGAAGGATTGCTTTTTGCTGTTGGAATGATGCGGCAGCGGAATGATGCGCGACAGATTGGAAGGAATTTGCACGATCGCGAAATAAGGCTCCTTCTCCTCCTCTTCGTCCGGCTTCTGCGCTTCATTTTCCCGCTTCAGCACGACGGATAAATAAACAAACCCTGTATGGACCAGCGGAAACGGCCTGCTTTGGTCGACGGCCATCGGAGTCAGCACCGGGAAAATAATGTCGTGATAGTACGTTTCCATAGATTTGCGCTGCGTCGAGGTCAGCTCATCGTATTTTAGAAATACGATGTTCTCTTTGGCGAGCTGTCTCGACAGATCCCGGAACGTCCGGTACTGTTCGCCGACCATCGCCGAGATTCTAGCAATCAGGCGTTTGTATAGTCCATCGGGCGTATAGCCGGTGAAATCTTTTTTGGTGTAACCCGCGCGGATCTGATCCTGGATCCCGGCCACGCGCACGCTCATGAACTCGTCCAAATTGCTCGACACGATCGAGAGAAATTTGGCTTTTTCCAGCAAAGGCGTCGCCGGATCCTTCGCTTCCTTCAGCACCCGGCGGTTGAATTCCACCCAGCTTAAATCGCGGTTTAAATATCTTGAACCTTGGTTTTTCGTTTCTG
This window contains:
- the ppk1 gene encoding polyphosphate kinase 1, with translation MALAETKNQGSRYLNRDLSWVEFNRRVLKEAKDPATPLLEKAKFLSIVSSNLDEFMSVRVAGIQDQIRAGYTKKDFTGYTPDGLYKRLIARISAMVGEQYRTFRDLSRQLAKENIVFLKYDELTSTQRKSMETYYHDIIFPVLTPMAVDQSRPFPLVHTGFVYLSVVLKRENEAQKPDEEEEKEPYFAIVQIPSNLSRIIPLPHHSNSKKQSFILIEELIRHHIQTLFSGYVPLAVHEFRVTRNADLAFDEEGAEDLLEEIEKELRKRRWGAPVRLEIQKGIHPYALEVLKEEFEITDAVFEIDGPLDLSFLGKLPGVVKGYPKLRYPQIDPVYPREFDAEDDFFEVLKQRDVLVYHPYESFDAVTDFISQASEDPAVMAIKMTLYRVSGNSPLIRALARAAESGKQVTVVVELKARFDEERNIAWARTLEKAGCHVVYGLVGLKTHAKILLVVRQEGRDLRRYVHVGTGNYNDITARLYTDIGLFTTDTAIGEDASQLFNLITGYSDAGEWQAFTLAPTGMKDKLFALIRREAEHAAAGRPAKIIAKMNSLSNQEMIDELYAASRAGVYIDLIVRGVCCLRPGVEGLSERITVRSIVDRFLEHSRIYYFENGGKPEVWLSSADWMTRNLTRRLELMCPVTKPETRETLVQILMLSLSDNVKAKRLVPSGKYEPFTGTQPACRSQFDALDISVWKKSEPPTPI